The following is a genomic window from Micropterus dolomieu isolate WLL.071019.BEF.003 ecotype Adirondacks linkage group LG12, ASM2129224v1, whole genome shotgun sequence.
GCATTTTTtcactttggacagagccaggctagccgttTCCCCATGCCTTTAGCTAGGCTAAAGTCTAGCTCTGTAGTTTTAACACACAGACTTCAAGCtactttatttatcattatacaacacaaggatGTATTACCAAATGAAAGTCTCTTTATGTTACACACATAGAACTTAAcatataattaaatgtatatggtaaaaaaaacaactgcaatTCTTTATATTCATACACTTATACACCCAGAACATTGAATTTGTGTCTAGGTTGAATGTAAATAGCAGCATTgagatgataatatggttttcatCTCCATATTAACAAGTCCATCTTCTCATTTTACTTCCAGAAGAAAGAAACCAAGCAAGCATTCTTGCCATGATGCAAAGCTGTTATCCTAAAAGTCGGTAGCCTCGCTTGCAGTGAAAGAGGTTGTAATGCTCActggacaacaaaaaaaatgtgttgcGTCACTTGATAGATGAAAAAATTTAAGTTTTAGCCTGAGGCTTTCCCCAGAGGAAAGACTTTGTGGTACTTAAATGAATAAGTGACTTTGGCTTAAAGCACAATTCAAAGCGCATTAACTAGTTAACAATGTTAACAACTGTTGGAGGCTGTCATGTTTGCATGCTGAAGTTTGCTAACACTTAATTTGTAACATTTGACATGCTAGATTgctattatactaacattaagTTAGTATAATAGCAAACTATGTTAATATCCATACAGAAAAAttgtaaacagaaaaataattttatttcaagtCACTAggccaatatcacaaatcacaaggGGCTTTACAGTCTGAAAGCGAACTGCCAGAAATAAAGTGGTAACAGGTCTTCTGTATGGAAGGATAAGTATTAATTGGAAGATAAAGCAAAAAGGTGAGTTTTCAGCTTAAGTcgagttcacactacacgattttaagcccaAGTTACTGGTCGGCGAGCTCGctgaccgtcaggctgtgatcaggagtagcaggcagctactttttcactgcaaaacacttttcaatcccctccagctctctgtagctcagacaatccctgctacctgcctgtgcattcttttttttataattgccatctttataataacaaatttgtttcgtgtgtaggtcccatcattttctgtttcacattgtgttttcttgacaaaacgtggtttagagaccagcgtcgggtgacacagctgctgtcagctcgtgtagagTGTGACCCCCTGTCTTCTTTTTAACTCTGGGGACAGACTGGAACCCTGTATTCTGAGAGCGGAGAGCACATGATGGGAAATAAGGTTTAATGGATTTCAGTACAAACAAACACTTATCACTACAAACGTGATAGTTAGCTGTAGGCAGTAAGGTGAACTGACAGTCCATACATCTTTGTCCTCTCCTTACAGAGCTaggattttattattgtatgattgtataagtaagcacatcgtgagcaatgtacaatcctgagttaaattcctcgtatgtgttcacatacctggcaaataaagcggattctgattctCCCAGGTGTCAGAAAAGCTGAGCTGTTTCCACCCGTCCTGTGCAATGAGAGGTCACGTGATCTGCCTCTCCAAACATTTCCTAAAGTCAGAGCCGTCCCACCTGCTGCCAGTGGAGGGTGAATGTCCGTCCTGCCGTCGCTCTGTGCTGTGGGGGAGCCTCATTCGCCATAAACATGGCTGCTttggagacgtggaggaggtcACACCATCTGCTTCCCAAGTAAGCTACTGGACAATTAGGTTAGAGAGGAAATACTACAGATATTTAATGATCAGTAAATTGGATTTTAGAATGTCTCACTAAATAAACCATTGCAAGTTTACACATGTTGTGAATTAAAGACATTGTTAATCAATTCAAACTAAAGGCAGTTACATCCACATTTACCTTCTGTACTAAAGActagtaaaaatatttattttaagaatTATAATGTATAACAAGTTAATGTAGTTTTTGTCTTGTGATCTCCCACAGAGCCACTGGACAGATGAACTGCAGATATGACAGAGTGGAGCCTGCAAATATGAACTTTTATTCCCTTCCTAATAAACTTTGGTGCCACATTACACTGGCACAGAGAATGATGTAGATTATGTGAAATGCCCTTTCAAACTGAACAGGAACGTACAGTGAACGTAAGTGGTCGGGCAGGAATGTCTCTCCAGGATCCTGCCACTGGctgtgtttcattttcattattcaaTCATGAAGTATCTTTTTAACAATGTCTGCTTAAGTATGTGTTTAATGCAATATATGTGGGGAGAAACAcgtttttaatgcattttgtgtCAAATAAAACGTGATTGTTTTGTACTATACACGAAGCATCGTTTTCTGTCCCAGTAATACAGCAGTTACAGCTGAAACAAGCTGTCAAACTGAACAGATACTGGTCTGATTTTAGTTCTGTTACGTTATATATAAATCTAGTAAATACACGTCGTAGGCAGGAACAAGCACAGGTGTAGCTGATGATATTAATAAAGGCTGCAGTCAAGTTCCAGTGTCCTGGTATAAGGCATGTTGACTCACTGTCACGTATTACTCGTGAAATGTGTTGAAATTACCCAAATTGAACTCCAAAGTACATTGATAATTAATGTTGTAGTGGCAATTTGTCCTCaatttaaatcagacaaaaagaaccaaattaaaacaaactctAAATCAAACGGCCACTGAGGCACCTGAGGAATGAATCTTACGCAGGGAAAAAAAGTCTAATGTCCAGGCAAGCATAGCGTTTATGCAGTTTATTTCAATTGAagcatgcaaacaaacaaatggcaTCTGCAGCCTCTCTTGCCAAAAACCATCCTGGTGCCTACCTGTGCTAAATGTGACTAGCCCTATATGTAGATTCACCTGCTCAAGCTGGCCAGTACCTTCAAAACCAAATAAGTACTCAAattaacaaaaatgaaaatattaacattgtaTTAAGGTAATTATTTAAggcaaaacagcaacaaaagaaattaatatttaattattcaattaaattacaaaacaagGGGTAGATCCAACAAATGTTGTTTGTTCCACCTGTGTTCTTTTTCCTGAGATGATAAGTTGTCTGCTTAAAAGAGTCATGATGAGAGCAGCGCCGAATCATGTTTcataacaaaatgaaagaaaaacaaaaaagcaagtGTATGATAGGAATTTGGTAGCTTGATGAtgatttttgcattttatgAACTGAACAATCCAAAAATTAGGATTAAAGATACCAGTAAAGGTGCCTTAAATAAAGATTGTCCCCATTTTGCCTATAATATTAATGTATCCTTCCTCTGATTGGTACTTTTCTGTAAACGTGTTGCAGATGTTTTGGAACTCTTCTTacagaaatttattttttttcaaggaCACTGACTAACTAGCTTTTAGACCTTTAAGCTACAGCTTTAACCTAGAATGACTTGTCACAAGCTGATTACACACAGGTGATCTCCACTGAACTTGCCCTGCCCTCCAGCACCTCCGTGAGGAATTTCAGTTATCtttgccttttttcacctacgtaatattgcgaaaatcaggaccatcctgtctaaaaatgatgcagaaaaactagtccatgcatttgttacttctaggctggattactgcaattccttattatcaggctgctcgaaaaagtccattaagactcttcagctgatccagaatgctgcagcacgtgttctgacaggaaccaggaaaagagatcatatttctcctgttttagcttctctgcattggcttccagtaaaatccagaatagaatttaaaatcattcttcaggaggcagacaccatctccacatttaagagtaggcttaagactttcctctttgataaagcttatagttaggactggctcaggtgagtcctgaaccatcccttagttatgctgctataggctaAGACGTTTGTAGAGATCTCCatacatccatcgtcaactgtacagggtcgtggggggatggagccaatcccagctgacatcgggtgaaaggcggggtacacctggacaggtcgccagtccatcgcggGGCTATAGAAATCTCATTTTGgagtatttttttctgttgatgaGTGAAGTGTCTAGGCAGCGTACACTCCATGAATACACGCTGCGGCTTCCTCATAATTGCCAATTTTCCAGTGAGGTGGGAGAAAGTTGCGACTTTGCATGCTCATCACATTAGGACTGCCAAGTTCAGCTGCTGGAGGTGTGACCAAGTTGAGACATGGTGAGGAAAGATCATCTTAGTTTGAAATGTACATTTCAGAGCTATAGCCAGAATTTTTGAAATGACTGAGGACATGAGTCCAAGGTCCCCAAGTGTGATCCCACCTACTTTAGCTGGCCACCAAAAAAGGCTtctgaatttaaaatattaaaataaaatattttccattttatttatcaatgTAACTGTGAAATTATATTTTCAGTAAATTCTGTCTACATAAAGTATGTACTGATGATGATATACTGATGGACGAAATGCTGTCCCTACACTGCCACGGTACCTAAGTCACTTTAATACATTCTATTCAATGTATTCATTTTGCCTGAAAAGTCTTAAAAATATTACATAGGCTTCAAATCCCAAAATGTGCAAGTACAAACGGTAAACCTCTCCTCAGATCGTTAAAACCTCCAGTGTTCCCATAGGCAGTAAAGAGGGCATGACCTTGGTGTCCTCAGTGTATCAATAGACCTGAACTTGTCCAGCCTGCCTCTGAGACTCAGTAACATTACACACAGAAATAACGCCAGTGGACTGAATAAAAACTGGGACGTATCCctgtaaggtgtgtgtgtgtgacagtattGTTTTACAGTCAAGCATGCTGGCACCACATACTCTAAAAACTGCTatttcacaaagacaaatattaACTGCGAAACTCACATACATTTGTTAGCTTTTTATTATCCATAGCTGTCAGTTGCAGCGACAAAGGAAAGAACAGTAAAGCATTATTAAGACACTAAACAAAGAAAGCATTAATGTGCATCAATTTGTGATTTTACTAGTTAAATCACTTGTTGTTATGTTGTAAGCATTAAACTAAGTTGAACTAACTTACCCTGTGCAATGTTCCCAGGAAAAGTTGAATttataagcaataaaacaaatcacTTCAGTCGCTTCAGGTTTTTGCTGCTGCAGCCTTACTCAGTCTGGTATGACCTTTACACAGTCTATGGGTATGACCTGTGGCTGTTGTTAGCAAATTTCCGATAGATATTTCTGCGTAACTACCTAtgttattaaaacacattaccATATTTTGTGACCACAATTCAGCAAGTTAAAGACTATAGAGACACTTTCTGTACATATTTCAGGCATTCCATGTGCCTGCTGTagcattttattgaaaaacagAATATGATTAAAGTTAACATTACAGAAGGAGTACTTATAGAAACAGATATCTAATATTAAAAAGTTCTGGTAATATGCAAAGTGTGAGGAcattatattttacaaaaaatactGAAGTTCTTTCTTAAACCTGCATGCATTGattgggggcagcagaacaagctgtaaacacaaaattGACTTATGATCACTCTATAgagtttaaatgaaaaatgtgttagCAAATATTTGCATCTTCACACAttacacagagcaacattagcattcagttgtgtttgtgtctgtgcgATTAACGTCGACTCACTCTGCTTTCAATAACAGAGTCTGTGGGCTGgagaaccaaaacaatgagcttaaAAGCGCCATAGAAATgaagggaactgcagagtcattACCTCTTTGTGGATTTGTCACTACAAGGgactcctttcacattacacagttATTTGATcctttgttaatataaaaacattgattagTGTAGTTTTATCTTTGTGTAGCATTTGTATGTAGCAGTCTTCTGAGCTCATCCACTTCATCTTCTCACTGTTGGACAGGGGGGGGCTTGCACCGTGATCACAGGCTGAAAGGGACAGAAAACAAGGGAAAAACACAGATAAGCCATCGATTAAGCATTAGTAGTACATCCTCCATGATGGATCCAGACTATGTTGCTGGTTTGTGTTTGCAGCTTTATTGCTACAGCTGTCATCCGCGTTCACTCACCATTTTGTGAGCCGGGCCGCAGCAGTTTGCCACCTTGCAGCAGTAGGCTGCCAGAGTGGCAGAGATGGCCAACAGAGCAATCTGAACGACCACACACTCAGCATAAAAGTGGGACTGGACGTTCTGTAAGTGGGATTAGATTTGCAGAAATTATGTTTGGACTGAAGAAATagagatgaaatgaaaaaaagaataaaaagtgtGTCCCGTTTTATCATCAGACTTTAAGTGAAATTCTTAAGCGGCTTCCACTGTTTCTGTTCACTTCAAGTGCTTTCATCTTTTACTTTTCAAACCACACTTCAGTTGCTTTTATCGTGTACTCTTCATCTCGTACTCGAACAAATTTGAAAGGAAAACCACAAAATGAAGGGATAATTCTGATTCTTTACAGTTTGGATCTTATTCTTGTAGTTTTGGTCACCATTTCTGTCagtaaatcatttaaaatgggAGCTGTGAAATAGTATCATCAGAACCTAATGTCATGTACAATATTGCAAAAATGATAGCAGTAAATCACTGATGCTTCCTCTTTATGTGCCAGATTTTAAACGTAACTTTGAGTGTCCAGTATGTGTTATAACCCGTCGTTAAACAACAATACAATTTCTATGTTTACCTTATTTAACTCTAAAACATATTGTTCTCATAAAGAGCAGTTATACCTCACCTCAACTTTATGGCAGGTTTCGCCATAATGAATTGTGGTGTTGTCATAGTAATAATGCCAGCAGTAGAAGGGCATGTCTTCCATTTTAATCAGAGTTAAGATTGTGTTGAAGATGGAGgctccacaggccacaatctcCATCCCCAAACAGGCCCTcagctgacagacagaaaaaacaggAGATACAACCTTTAAAAAATCGgttttcttta
Proteins encoded in this region:
- the LOC123981073 gene encoding uncharacterized protein LOC123981073 isoform X2 produces the protein MADEAADVEEGTSLTQSPLVTVTFQRNVHRKEKYLEAEPKALGVIIAGCLAIAAQNLHLPTLRACLGMEIVACGASIFNTILTLIKMEDMPFYCWHYYYDNTTIHYGETCHKVENVQSHFYAECVVVQIALLAISATLAAYCCKVANCCGPAHKMPVITVQAPPCPTVRR
- the LOC123981073 gene encoding uncharacterized protein LOC123981073 isoform X1; its protein translation is MADEAADVEEGTSLTQSPLVTVTFQRNVHRKEKYLEAEPKALGITQIGLSVFQITCVSVFLAKDLSRVETDIAFYIASLLVIIAGCLAIAAQNLHLPTLRACLGMEIVACGASIFNTILTLIKMEDMPFYCWHYYYDNTTIHYGETCHKVENVQSHFYAECVVVQIALLAISATLAAYCCKVANCCGPAHKMPVITVQAPPCPTVRR